The DNA window TTGCTGGCGGCGGGGTGAGCATGCGCCGGCACGCCCTCTCTTTGCCTGGCAAGGATTGCAGCTGGAAAATGCGATTTTCGGGACATGCGGCTCCCGGCCCGGGATAGCCGATTATCGCGGGGGCTGGCTCCGGGCAGTTCGCTGCATCATCGACGGGAGCCAGGCAAATCTGCTCAGTCTGCCTCTGTCATCCGGTGCCCGATTTTGTTGTCGTTCAGGAAATTCACGAAGTTGTTATAGCGCGCGTTGAATTGTCGATTGAAAGCCGAAAAAGACACTTCGCCCAGGAATTTCTCGACATCGAAATCTTCGGTCACCGCATCCTCGAACAGCACGGGAATCGAGAAAAATTCCGCCAGTTCGGCAGTTCGTGAATCATACGCGACGAATACCGCAGGCCGCCCCATGGCCAGTGCGGTGATGTTGCCGTGCAGCCGCGTGCCGAAATTCATGTCTGAATTTCGCGAATACTCATAGTATTCGTTCCCTGTTTCAAAGCAGACTGCATTCCGGATGAAATCATCCGTGAACCCCTGGTCATCTTCGAGCCAACCTATTTCTTTCAGCTCGTTGATGCCGCTTTCCTGGTCCATTTTGTAGACTATCTTTGTCTCGGCAGAAATGCCTTGAGTAAGATATTTGAGATGGTAACCGCTGGAGCGAAGCTTCTGGATCAATCTTACCTGCATTGCCCGGGAGTTCCGGTCGTCTCTTGTATAAAGTCCACCGAGGTAAGGATGCGTGGTGAACGAGAGATTGCGGTGGGATTGAGGCAGGTAACGTATTCTCACATGCGGATTTCGTTCTCGAAAAATGCTCGGGCAGCCAATGGTCTGCACATTGTCAATGCCAAGCTCATTCAGCAGTCTTTTACTATGATCGCCACGGACACCTATCGAGTGCACGGACTTTGCTGAAATTTCTTTCAATGCGGCGACGGTATCGGGGTGGAGTTCGATGGTGCTATCCATGCTCGGGGCTTGCGCGCCAATACCGAAAGCAAGAATGGGAATCTCTATGCGCTGAAAGAAGGGCAACCATTGACGAAGCGGCCCGTCATCGCGAATGTAGTTTGATCCGCGAATGATGACGTAATCGAAATTGCGGTTGTAGTAATCATAAAGCTCGTCGCTGACAGCGGAGATATCGGGGACTTCTTCCATGTAGTCATAGTCCAGAAGGCGCAGTGTCGATTCATGCACGAACAGGTCGCCGCGATTCATGTCCTCCGTGAACGAGTGCCAAACCTTTCGCCGGACGACCGGTTCGCCTTCGCTTTGCTCCACAATGCCCGAAGGCCAAAGAATTAGAATTTTCATATTTTGGATTAATGGGTGATTCTAAAGTTCCGACAACACGGCGACATCGTCACCGGTACTTCCTGGAAAATAATGGCTGGCCTGCAAAGCCAGATCGAAGTTTTCGTCGTTGTGCCGCCGGCGAACATATGCCTGGCCACGCAAACGCAGCTGTTCTGCCTCCGACGGATGCTGGATAATCCATTGCAAGGCGTCGATATACGCCTGGGGTGAACTGATATCCTTCACGATCATGCAGTGGTCGACACCAAGATCGGCTCGGATCCCGCCTATATCCGGCGCGACGACGGTCATTCCTGCCCACAGCATCTCGAGCAGGATGTTCGGCAGCCCATCCCACAATGAGGTGTACAGGAAGCAGCGGTATTGCTCGCGTGTCAGTTCCGACGGGCTGGAGAACGGACCCTTGTATACGATATTCGGGACCGACTGCAGGCGTTGGACAATTGCGTCGCCATGTTCGACGACAGCCGATCCAAATACATCGAACGTCACGAACGGCATGCGCTTGGCGATCTCGATCAGGATTTCCGGCTGCTTCTGGCGATCGAGGCGGCTGGCCCACAGTACTTTCCTGGAGAGATGGGGGTAAGGTTTCGCCAGTGGACGGTGGCTTACGGGATGCGGCAGGACGTGAATGATCCCTGGATCGATTCCGATATCGTCTGCAAGATGGTTCTTGAAGGTCGTATTGTCCGTGTAGATACCTGCTACGCCATGCACGCATTGGCGGATAAAACGCGCATAACCTACCGGTTCGTCGATATCCGTGTAATCGTAGCAGTACAGCGATACATAGATTTCCGCCAGCGATTTCATCGGCCGCGTAAAACGCTTCAACGCTTCCCAGGCAGCATGGCTGTTGATGATATGGACCTTGGCAGGTCCCAGCGCACTGATCAGGTGATAAACGATCTGTGCCTGGCAATACAGGTTTGCTTCACTGAACAATTCGCCAAACGGTACGACATCGACGTCCGCTGGAAGCCGGTGCAGCCATTCGGAGTCCGTGTTTTCCGTCAGAAAAACAACCGTACGCAGGCCACGAGCACTTAGCGAGGCAATGTGATACAGGCTTGCTAGGTCGGCGCCACCTTTTTTCAACCATGGCAAGAAAAATGCAAAATCATAGTCTTGCTGGCGCAGGTACCCCTTGACCTTACCCATGCCTTCGGCCCACGTGATCTTGGACAGCGGCGTGTAATGCAATGGCGCTGGAAATGGCATGAAATCGAGCCCGGGCTCGTATTCGGAATGCTTGTGCATTTCCTCCGATATCCACGGTTCCAGCTCCGTTCGGTCCAGAAATTCTTGCAATACATCTTCGAGGCCGGTAGGGCGGCCTTCGCGTCGACCGGCATTCTGGTAATGCCATGTAGCAGTCAGGCCGTGCAGTGCCAGCGCGGACTTCAAGCCTGGATTCGCCCGCAGGTAAAGCTCGTCAGACCATGGCCAGGGTTCTCTCTTCGTTACCTGCGATCTGGTTGCCGCCTCGCGTCCTTCCCACAACCCGTTGGCAATGAAATGCGCATAACCATTCGCGAAACCGCCATTCTTGACGGCCTCCGCAACGTCGGCATACCTGGCCAGGTAAGCGGCGTCGTCCCAGTTTGGAGGAACCTCATCGCTGAGCGACATCACGTGTTTGCTTGGGTATTGTTCATTCATATCAATTATGTACAGAGGACACGCCGACTGCTTTCGATTTCGAACGCCCGAATATCAGCTGGCGAGCGAAGCTGGAGGGGCGCACGATCGCGCTGCCCGATGCGGAACGCAGGTTGAGGCTGCCGGTGGGTTTGAGGCGAACGAAATGGGCCGTCCGTGGTACCGGTCTGTGCTTGATTCCTTTCGCTACCGTATCCATGTTCCAATGCCAGTCTTCATAGCCATGCCCGTCGTCGATGCCATTATCGTGGACAGGATTTTCGAGGTAGATGGACCGATGACCGAAAGACAGGGAAGTCCAATAATTCTCGAGAAGAAGGCCTGCAATGCCGGAAGGATCGAGCGTGGCGGGGTCCGGGTGGCGAAATGCTCGATGATGCGCCCCGAAATAAATGTTGACTTCGGGGTGGTAGATCGCTGCTTTTCCGGGAGCTTCCGACCTGGCGTGAGAAAACGCTTCAGCAATCCAGTTTTCGGAATATAAATCGTCACCGTCCAGCAAGGCAATATAAGTTCCTGTACT is part of the Pseudoduganella lutea genome and encodes:
- a CDS encoding polysaccharide pyruvyl transferase family protein; the protein is MNRGDLFVHESTLRLLDYDYMEEVPDISAVSDELYDYYNRNFDYVIIRGSNYIRDDGPLRQWLPFFQRIEIPILAFGIGAQAPSMDSTIELHPDTVAALKEISAKSVHSIGVRGDHSKRLLNELGIDNVQTIGCPSIFRERNPHVRIRYLPQSHRNLSFTTHPYLGGLYTRDDRNSRAMQVRLIQKLRSSGYHLKYLTQGISAETKIVYKMDQESGINELKEIGWLEDDQGFTDDFIRNAVCFETGNEYYEYSRNSDMNFGTRLHGNITALAMGRPAVFVAYDSRTAELAEFFSIPVLFEDAVTEDFDVEKFLGEVSFSAFNRQFNARYNNFVNFLNDNKIGHRMTEAD
- a CDS encoding glycosyltransferase family 4 protein is translated as MNEQYPSKHVMSLSDEVPPNWDDAAYLARYADVAEAVKNGGFANGYAHFIANGLWEGREAATRSQVTKREPWPWSDELYLRANPGLKSALALHGLTATWHYQNAGRREGRPTGLEDVLQEFLDRTELEPWISEEMHKHSEYEPGLDFMPFPAPLHYTPLSKITWAEGMGKVKGYLRQQDYDFAFFLPWLKKGGADLASLYHIASLSARGLRTVVFLTENTDSEWLHRLPADVDVVPFGELFSEANLYCQAQIVYHLISALGPAKVHIINSHAAWEALKRFTRPMKSLAEIYVSLYCYDYTDIDEPVGYARFIRQCVHGVAGIYTDNTTFKNHLADDIGIDPGIIHVLPHPVSHRPLAKPYPHLSRKVLWASRLDRQKQPEILIEIAKRMPFVTFDVFGSAVVEHGDAIVQRLQSVPNIVYKGPFSSPSELTREQYRCFLYTSLWDGLPNILLEMLWAGMTVVAPDIGGIRADLGVDHCMIVKDISSPQAYIDALQWIIQHPSEAEQLRLRGQAYVRRRHNDENFDLALQASHYFPGSTGDDVAVLSEL